From the Accumulibacter sp. genome, one window contains:
- a CDS encoding SDR family NAD(P)-dependent oxidoreductase, with translation MARSDTLAPRSVLITGASGGIGAALARAYAGPGCMLVLQGRDQQRLAAVAEACAARGARVLTKVLDLRDRVALVAWLQSVSHAEPLDLVIVNAGVNTSIGADGAGESWAAVEELIAVNVLAAMATVDAVLPAMRARGSGQLALISSLAAYYGLPVTPSYCASKAALKAYGEALRGWLAREGVRVSVVMPGYVESQMCRQMPGPKPFLWSAERASQRIRRGLLRNRARISFPFPLALGTWFLAVLPPTLSERILALLGYRG, from the coding sequence ATGGCGCGGAGCGACACGCTGGCGCCACGCAGTGTGCTGATCACCGGTGCCAGTGGCGGTATCGGTGCTGCGTTGGCGAGAGCCTATGCCGGGCCCGGGTGCATGCTCGTGCTGCAGGGGCGCGACCAGCAGCGCCTCGCTGCGGTGGCCGAGGCGTGCGCGGCGCGCGGCGCGCGCGTGCTGACCAAGGTGCTCGACCTGCGTGATCGCGTGGCGCTCGTGGCATGGCTGCAGTCGGTCTCGCACGCGGAGCCGCTCGACCTCGTCATCGTCAACGCCGGCGTCAACACCAGCATCGGGGCCGACGGGGCTGGCGAGAGCTGGGCTGCCGTCGAAGAGCTGATCGCGGTCAACGTGCTCGCGGCAATGGCAACGGTCGATGCGGTCCTGCCGGCGATGCGCGCTCGCGGTTCGGGCCAGCTGGCGCTGATCAGCTCGCTGGCTGCCTACTACGGTCTGCCGGTGACACCGAGCTACTGCGCCAGCAAGGCGGCTCTCAAGGCCTATGGCGAGGCCCTCCGCGGTTGGCTGGCGAGAGAGGGAGTACGCGTCAGCGTCGTCATGCCGGGCTACGTCGAGTCGCAGATGTGTCGCCAGATGCCCGGTCCGAAGCCCTTCCTGTGGTCAGCCGAGCGTGCGTCGCAGCGGATCAGGCGCGGCCTGCTGCGCAACCGGGCGAGAATCAGCTTCCCATTTCCGCTCGCTCTCGGCACCTGGTTTCTGGCGGTGCTGCCGCCGACCTTGTCCGAACGGATTCTCGCTCTGCTCGGCTACCGTGGGTGA